A genome region from Leguminivora glycinivorella isolate SPB_JAAS2020 chromosome 13, LegGlyc_1.1, whole genome shotgun sequence includes the following:
- the LOC125232484 gene encoding formin-like protein 3, which produces MSKPSSHAEDLYLSSSTEEDSSAPPPPPPKVDVIDKKKKSKPPTSTSSSKRSKRSSHTDSYLSSSTEEDLPAPPPLPPKADAVEKKKKSKPSTSSASSSKRVRIAPVKPRHGTAAELFGADSDDEGLEANQPAGEGKLLSYISRRLANGFARQTNPDKKGTHFVEVKVYKCDDIEKVTPVNRWRHAVVNIKNRTDDNTEAWRHLANFIHATRKEYRTCAPSFVSNYY; this is translated from the exons at gtCAAAACCCTCGTCCCACGCTGAAGATTTATATCTCTCATCCTCCACGGAGGAAGATTCGTCGgcaccgccgccgccaccgccgaaGGTTGACGTGATcgacaaaaagaaaaaatccaagCCGCCGACATCGACGAGCTCGAGCAAGAG gTCAAAACGTTCGTCCCATACCGATTCGTATCTCTCATCCTCCACTGAGGAAGATTTGCCAGCACCGCCACCGCTACCACCGAAGGCTGACGCGGtcgaaaaaaagaaaaaatccaagCCATCGACATCGTCAGCAAGCTCGAGCAAGAGGGTCAGAATAGCTCCTGTGAAGCCGCGGCACGGCACTGCAGCGGAACTATTCGGTGCCGATAGCGATGACGAGGGATTAGAAGCGAACCAACCTGCAGGGGAGGGTAAATTATTATCGTACATTTCACGACGACTTGCGAACGGTTTTGCTCGTCAGACAAATCCTGATAAAAAGGGCACCCACTTTGTTGAGGTCAAAGTGTATAAATGCGATGATATTGAAAAGGTGACACCAGTAAATCGATGGCGTCATGCtgtagtaaatattaaaaaccgAACCGATGATAATACTGAAGCTTGGAGACACTTGGCTAATTTTATTCACGCAACGCGAAAGGAATACCGAACATGTGCGCCGTCATTTGTTAGCAATTATTATTGA